Proteins from a genomic interval of Rhodothermus marinus:
- a CDS encoding S46 family peptidase, whose product MNQRAWIVALSLTLAALSLRCAGPRETARIVEAPPLVTEAETTATTGMRAAASTALPGLDTVRAGRFDTGRLWTFEEPPLDYWEATYGFRPDSAWLAHARLGALRLVFESGRCSGAFVSPNGLVVTNHHCTWESLDLIDRPGEALLEEGFYADSLQGERRLPGLYAEQLLEARDVTELIVRGLEEIRDDVERERLRNRRLERLKQQLEAEARDRDTKLHVEIVPLYYGARYTAYTWRRYHDVRLVMTPELRVGYFGGDFDNFTYPRYALDVSFLRVYGPDGRPLESPWYFPWRTEGARRGQLVFAVGNPGATQRHLTVSQLEFERDYTLPQRLRLLRRRAEVLERYIRQQPDSADIYGLRSVYFALKNTIKATEGQLRGLRDPYLLARKQAAERALRDSMMASDSLRNYFGNVFMQLEALQRSKAAAAPQTAAFQFFGTSTLLSSHILLRALFGYAHDLMRQRGAFPSRLEELRREALRIRDWPDSVEVGYITARLEELRDYLGPQHPSVQRLLGDRSPAEVARDLVARTALKDSVAFARLLREGYLNSGDASVPVIEVLGPLYFTLGQQLDQFEARERFLNARLAALRFAVYGHSVPPDGTGTLRIADGRIEGYPYNGTQAPPFTTFLGMYDRFYSFRGRSGWNLPARWLTPPEAFERATPLNLAASTDISGGSSGSALIDQDLHLVGVVFDSNIEGLAGEYVYMPDRGMRAVAVDSRGVLEALCDLYGADRLVLELTTGKLIPDEATAEAALVGEVE is encoded by the coding sequence ATGAACCAACGCGCCTGGATTGTTGCGCTGAGCCTGACGCTGGCTGCGCTGAGCCTTCGGTGCGCCGGTCCCCGCGAGACGGCCCGGATCGTCGAGGCGCCGCCGCTCGTGACCGAAGCGGAAACCACCGCGACGACCGGCATGCGGGCGGCGGCGTCGACGGCTTTGCCGGGGCTCGATACGGTGCGGGCCGGACGCTTCGACACGGGACGGCTCTGGACGTTCGAGGAGCCGCCCCTGGACTACTGGGAGGCCACCTATGGCTTCCGGCCCGACTCGGCCTGGCTGGCCCATGCCCGCCTGGGTGCGTTGCGGCTGGTCTTTGAAAGCGGCCGTTGCTCGGGCGCCTTCGTCTCGCCCAACGGGCTGGTCGTGACGAACCACCACTGCACCTGGGAGAGCCTGGACCTGATCGATCGGCCCGGCGAGGCGCTGCTGGAAGAGGGCTTCTATGCCGACTCGCTGCAGGGCGAGCGGCGATTGCCCGGACTGTACGCCGAGCAGCTCCTGGAAGCGCGCGATGTGACGGAGCTGATCGTGCGCGGGCTGGAGGAGATCCGCGACGACGTGGAGCGTGAGCGCCTGCGCAATCGGCGTCTGGAGCGGCTCAAGCAGCAGCTCGAAGCCGAAGCCCGGGACCGCGACACCAAGCTGCACGTGGAGATCGTGCCGCTCTACTACGGCGCCCGCTATACGGCCTACACCTGGCGGCGCTATCACGACGTGCGCCTGGTGATGACGCCCGAGCTGCGCGTTGGCTACTTTGGCGGCGACTTCGATAATTTTACCTATCCACGCTATGCGCTGGACGTCAGCTTCCTGCGTGTCTACGGGCCGGACGGGCGTCCACTGGAAAGCCCCTGGTACTTCCCGTGGCGTACCGAAGGGGCCCGGCGCGGCCAGCTCGTCTTCGCCGTGGGCAATCCGGGCGCGACGCAGCGCCATCTGACCGTCAGCCAGCTCGAATTCGAACGCGACTATACGCTCCCGCAACGGCTTCGACTGCTGCGCCGCCGGGCGGAGGTGCTGGAACGCTACATCCGGCAACAGCCCGATTCGGCCGACATCTACGGCCTGCGTAGCGTCTATTTTGCGCTGAAAAACACGATCAAGGCCACCGAGGGACAGCTCCGGGGCCTGCGCGACCCGTACCTGCTGGCCCGCAAGCAGGCGGCCGAGCGGGCGCTGCGCGACAGCATGATGGCCAGCGACTCGCTGCGCAACTATTTTGGCAACGTGTTCATGCAGCTCGAGGCGCTGCAGCGCAGCAAGGCGGCGGCCGCGCCGCAGACGGCCGCCTTTCAGTTTTTCGGCACGAGCACGCTGCTGAGTTCGCACATCCTGCTGCGGGCGCTTTTCGGCTACGCCCACGATCTGATGCGCCAGCGCGGTGCGTTCCCGTCCCGGTTGGAAGAATTGCGTCGGGAGGCGCTCCGGATTCGGGACTGGCCCGATTCGGTCGAGGTGGGCTACATCACGGCCCGACTCGAAGAGCTGCGCGACTATCTGGGACCGCAGCATCCGAGCGTGCAGCGGCTGCTGGGCGATCGCTCGCCCGCCGAGGTCGCCCGCGACCTGGTGGCTCGCACCGCGCTGAAAGACTCAGTGGCCTTCGCCCGGCTGCTGCGCGAGGGGTATCTGAACAGCGGCGACGCTTCGGTGCCCGTGATCGAAGTGCTGGGGCCGCTCTACTTCACGCTCGGCCAGCAGCTCGACCAGTTCGAGGCACGCGAGCGCTTCCTGAACGCCCGCCTGGCGGCGCTGCGCTTTGCCGTCTACGGCCACTCGGTGCCGCCCGACGGTACGGGCACGCTGCGCATCGCCGACGGCCGCATCGAAGGCTATCCTTACAACGGGACGCAGGCTCCGCCGTTCACCACGTTCCTCGGGATGTACGATCGGTTTTACAGCTTCCGGGGACGCAGTGGCTGGAACCTGCCGGCCCGGTGGCTGACGCCGCCCGAGGCGTTCGAGCGCGCCACCCCGCTCAATCTGGCGGCCAGCACCGACATCTCGGGAGGCAGCTCCGGCTCGGCGCTGATCGATCAGGATCTGCACCTGGTGGGCGTGGTCTTCGACAGCAACA
- a CDS encoding S46 family peptidase, with product MKPTLRVLLSLSLALLVGCATSQPTTTSEAPARPAPPPPPTTVPEAPLSPRMVPSLDTVRAGRFDNGKMWTFDDPPIDYFAEAYGFRPDSAWFREARLGALRIPGCSASFVSPNGLVMTNHHCGREAVVAVSRPGENLLDNGFYARSLEEERRAEDYYADQLIEIRDVTDEVYAALEGAETDAERAMARQQAIQEIEQRLLEEKGGEEAGYVVEVISLYNGAKYSAYIFKRYRDMRLVMAPELQLGYFGGDPDNFTYPRYALDVTFFRIYDENGQPLRTPHYFRWSREGVEEGDVVFVIGNPGSTSRLQTVAQLEFRRDVLEPAILRLIQTRMSALQDYLRELPDGPEREEIRNEIFSLSNAEKLYTGRVKGLRDPYIIARRRDAERRFREALRRDSTLARKYDPLFDRMAELVNQQRDYAAELQAFLAFNPNSSLSSTAIRRAILAYIYLNRKQAGASDEQLAELRDEILSVDDQPKGVQWRYLKARLEDFVRYFGEDSRLVDQILQGRAPEAVARHIIDNTVLSDSARTAQALESGTLTMDDPAVQLVATVWPRFQAFQSAWAGISAQQQEIASQLGRARYEVYGTSVPPDATFSLRIADGVVRGYSYNGTMAPPYTTFYGLYDRYYAFGPGTDWDLPERWLHPPETFDRSTPLNFVATADIIGGNSGSPVINPNLEVVGLIFDGNIESLPADYIYMPDRGMRAVAVDVRGILEALDEIYDADRLVLELTTGQLVRSEEEADALMNSGR from the coding sequence ATGAAACCGACCCTGCGCGTGCTGCTGTCGCTGAGCCTGGCACTGCTCGTCGGATGTGCCACCAGCCAGCCCACCACGACCTCGGAAGCGCCTGCCCGACCGGCACCTCCGCCGCCGCCTACCACCGTACCCGAGGCGCCGCTTTCGCCGCGGATGGTCCCCTCGCTCGACACGGTGCGGGCCGGGCGCTTCGACAACGGCAAGATGTGGACGTTCGACGATCCGCCCATCGACTATTTCGCCGAGGCCTACGGCTTCCGGCCCGACTCGGCCTGGTTCCGGGAAGCCCGGCTGGGCGCGCTGCGCATTCCGGGCTGCTCGGCCTCGTTCGTCTCGCCCAACGGGCTGGTGATGACGAACCACCACTGCGGTCGGGAAGCCGTCGTGGCCGTCAGCCGACCCGGCGAAAACCTGCTCGACAACGGCTTCTACGCCCGCTCGCTCGAGGAGGAGCGCCGCGCCGAAGACTACTACGCCGACCAGCTCATCGAAATCCGCGACGTGACCGATGAAGTCTATGCTGCGCTGGAAGGGGCCGAGACGGACGCCGAACGGGCCATGGCCCGCCAGCAGGCCATTCAGGAGATCGAACAGCGGCTGCTGGAAGAAAAAGGCGGGGAGGAGGCCGGCTACGTCGTCGAGGTGATCTCGCTTTATAACGGCGCCAAGTACTCGGCCTACATCTTCAAACGCTACCGCGACATGCGGCTGGTGATGGCGCCCGAGCTGCAACTGGGCTACTTCGGCGGCGACCCGGACAACTTCACCTATCCGCGCTACGCGCTCGACGTGACGTTCTTCCGCATCTACGACGAAAACGGCCAGCCGCTGCGCACACCGCACTACTTCCGCTGGAGCCGGGAGGGTGTCGAGGAAGGCGACGTGGTCTTTGTGATCGGCAATCCGGGTTCGACGAGCCGGCTGCAGACCGTGGCCCAGCTTGAATTCCGGCGCGACGTGCTCGAACCGGCCATCCTGCGGCTCATCCAGACACGCATGTCCGCGCTTCAGGACTATCTGCGTGAGCTGCCCGACGGACCGGAGCGCGAAGAAATCCGCAACGAGATCTTCTCGCTCAGCAACGCCGAAAAGCTCTACACCGGCCGCGTCAAAGGGCTGCGCGATCCCTATATCATCGCCCGCCGTCGGGATGCTGAGCGGCGCTTCCGGGAGGCGCTGCGCCGCGATTCGACGCTGGCACGCAAATACGATCCGCTTTTTGACCGCATGGCCGAGCTGGTCAACCAGCAGCGTGACTATGCGGCCGAACTGCAGGCCTTTCTGGCCTTCAACCCGAACAGCAGCCTCAGCAGCACGGCGATTCGCCGGGCCATTCTGGCCTACATCTACCTGAACCGGAAGCAGGCGGGCGCTTCGGACGAACAGCTGGCCGAGCTGCGCGACGAGATCCTTTCGGTGGACGATCAGCCCAAAGGCGTGCAGTGGCGCTATCTGAAGGCACGGCTGGAGGATTTCGTCCGCTACTTCGGCGAAGACAGCCGCCTGGTCGACCAGATCCTGCAGGGACGCGCGCCCGAGGCGGTGGCCCGCCACATTATCGACAACACCGTGCTGAGTGACTCGGCCCGGACGGCGCAGGCGCTGGAAAGCGGCACGCTGACGATGGACGACCCGGCCGTGCAGCTCGTGGCGACCGTCTGGCCGCGCTTCCAGGCATTCCAGAGCGCCTGGGCGGGCATTTCGGCCCAGCAGCAGGAGATTGCCAGCCAGCTCGGCCGCGCCCGCTACGAGGTCTACGGCACCTCGGTGCCGCCCGATGCTACTTTCTCGCTGCGCATCGCCGACGGCGTGGTCAGGGGTTACTCGTACAACGGTACGATGGCGCCGCCTTACACCACCTTCTACGGCCTCTACGACCGCTACTATGCCTTCGGACCGGGCACCGACTGGGATCTGCCCGAGCGCTGGCTGCATCCGCCCGAAACGTTCGACCGCTCCACGCCTCTCAACTTTGTAGCCACGGCCGACATCATCGGCGGCAACTCGGGCTCGCCGGTGATCAACCCGAACCTGGAGGTCGTCGGACTCATCTTCGACGGTAACATCGAAAGCCTGCCGGCCGACTACATCTACATGCCCGATCGCGGGATGCGGGCGGTGGCCGTGGACGTGCGGGGGATTCTGGAGGCACTCGACGAGATCTACGATGCCGACCGGCTGGTGCTGGAGCTGACCACCGGCCAGCTGGTGCGCTCCGAGGAAGAGGCCGATGCATTGATGAATAGCGGACGCTGA